One window of Triticum dicoccoides isolate Atlit2015 ecotype Zavitan chromosome 5A, WEW_v2.0, whole genome shotgun sequence genomic DNA carries:
- the LOC119302432 gene encoding 2-isopropylmalate synthase A-like → MASSSAKPYCCSSLNPAPSTPLARRAALSVLPAAKPRRFSHGLAAVAANPRASRSAVLRPVRACLAAPRRPEYVPDRIDDPNYVRIFDTTLRDGEQSPGATMTSAEKLVVARQLARLGVDIIEAGFPASSPDDLDAVRSIAIEVGNTPVGEDGHVPVICGLSRCNKRDIDAAWEAVRHARKPRIHTFIATSEIHMQHKLRKTPDQVVAIAREMVAYARGLGCPDVEFSPEDAGRSNREFLYHILDEVIKAGATTLNIPDTVGYTLPHEFGKLIADIKANTPGIENAIISTHCQNDLGLASANTLAGAYAGARQLEVTINGIGERAGNASLEEVVMAIKCRRELLGGLYTGINSQHITMTSKMVQEHSGLHVQPHKAIVGANAFAHESGIHQDGMLKFKGTYEIISPDDIGLTRANEFGIVLGKLSGRHAVRTKLVELGYEINDKEFEDFFKRYKEVAEKKKRVTDEDIEALLSDEIFQPKVIWSLGDVQATCGTLGLSTATVKLITIDGEEKIGCSVGTGPVDAAYKAVDQIIQIPTVLREYSMTSVTEGIDAIATTRVVITGDVSADKPALTSNSNRSFSGSGAAMDVVVSSVRAYLSALNKMSSYVGAVKASSEAPETISVQTTE, encoded by the exons ATGGCGTCCTCCTCCGCTAAACCCTACTGCTGCTCCTCCCTAAACCCCGCCCCCTCCACCCCCCTCGCCAGGCGCGCTGCCCTCTCCGTCCTCCccgccgccaagccccgccgcttctcccatggcctcgccgccgtcgccgcgaaCCCTAGGGCCTCCCGCTCCGCCGTACTCCGCCCCGTCCGTGCGTGCCTGGCGGCaccgcggcggccggagtacgtACCGGACCGAATCGACGACCCCAACTACGTTCGCATCTTCGACACCACGCTCCGCGACGGGGAGCAATCCCCGGGGGCCACCATGACCAGCGCGGAGAAGCTCGTCGTCGCGCGCCAGCTCGCCCGCCTCGGCGTCGACATCATCGAGGCGGGCTTCCCGGCGTCCTCGCCGGATGACCTTGATGCCGTGCGATCCATCGCCATCGAGGTGGGGAACACACCCGTCGGCGAGGATGGCCATGTGCCCGTCATCTGCGGCCTCTCGCGGTGCAACAAGAGGGACATTGACGCCGCCTGGGAGGCCGTGCGCCACGCACGGAAGCCGCGCATCCACACCTTCATTGCTACCAGCGAGATCCACATGCAGCACAAGCTGCGGAAGACGCCCGACCAGGTGGTGGCCATCGCAAGGGAGATGGTTGCTTATGCGCGCGGTCTTGGATGCCCCGATGTCGAGTTCAGCCCCGAGGACGCCGGCAG GTCAAATCGAGAGTTCCTGTATCATATCCTAGACGAAGTAATAAAAGCTGGAGCGACAACTCTCAACATCCCAGACACTGTTGGGTACACTCTCCCTCATGAATTCGGGAAATTAATTGCTGATATAAAAGCAAACACTCCTGGAATTGAAAATGCAATTATATCTACTCATTGCCAAAATGATCTTGGTCTTGCAAGTGCCAACACATTAGCG GGTGCTTATGCAGGAGCACGACAATTAGAGGTGACTATCAATGGTATCGGTGAAAGAGCCGGAAATGCTTCCTTGGAGGAG GTTGTCATGGCAATCAAATGTCGACGAGAACTTTTAGGTGGATTATATACTGGAATTAATTCGCAACATATTACCATGACAAGCAAAATG GTACAAGAGCACAGTGGACTTCATGTACAGCCGCATAAAGCTATTGTTGGTGCCAATGCCTTTGCTCATGAAAGTGGAATTCATCAG GATGGGATGCTTAAATTTAAAGGAACTTATGAGATAATATCGCCTGATGATATTGGTTTAACACGTGCAAATGAGTTTGGTATTGTTCTTGGGAAGCTCAG TGGAAGGCATGCCGTCAGAACCAAACTAGTGGAG CTTGGATATGAAATCAATGACAAAGAATTTGAGGATTTCTTTAAACGCTACAAAGAGGTTGCAGAGAAAAAGAAG CGTGTAACTGATGAAGACATAGAAGCTTTATTGTCTGATGAGATATTTCAGCCTAAGGTTATTTGGTCCCTTGGTGATGTACAG GCAACATGTGGAACGCTTGGTTTATCTACAGCAACTGTCAAATTGATAACTATAGACGGAGAGGAAAAGATAGGATGTTCTGTTGGAACTGGCCCAGTTGATGCAGCATACAAGGCTGTTGACCAAATAATACAG ATTCCAACTGTCCTTAGAGAATATAGCATGACTTCGGTCACAGAAGGTATTGATGCAATTGCAACCACTCGAGTAGTTATCACTGGAGATGTCAGCGCCGATAAACCTGCTTTGACTAGTAACTCCAATCGATCCTTCA GTGGGAGCGGCGCAGCCATGGATGTTGTCGTATCCAGTGTCCGAGCTTACCTCAGTGCCCTGAATAAGATGTCCAGTTATGTTGGTGCTGTAAAAGCCAGCAGCGAAGCACCTGAAACCATAAGTGTTCAGACCACAGAATGA